A single region of the Kwoniella botswanensis chromosome 1, complete sequence genome encodes:
- a CDS encoding ribosomal protein L13, with amino-acid sequence MSNFSAQPIVIDGKGHLLGRLASIISKQILSGQKVTVVRCEEINASGSFFRNKLKYHNYLHKRHIVNPKKSGPFHFRAPSRILYKAVRGMVPHKTSRGAAALKRLELYEGVPPAQDKVKKMVVPSALRVLRLKPGRKFCTLKRISAEVGWNYKDVVDRLEEKRKVKGQAYFERKQAALKLRAKADASVAKDEKLTQFGY; translated from the exons ATGTCTAACTTCTCCGCCCAACCTATCGTCATTGACGGAAAAGGACACCTTTTGGGTCGTCTCGCTTCGATCATCTCCAAGCAG ATCCTCAGCGGCCAAAAGGTCACCGTCGTCCGATGTGAGGAAATCAACGCTTCAGGTTCTTTCTTCCGAAACAAGTTGAAGTACCACAACTACCTCCACA AACGACACATTGTCAACCCTAAGAAATCGGGTCCTTTCCACTTCCGAGCTCCTTCCCGAATCCTTTACAAGGCTGTCCGAGGAATGGTCCCCCACAAGACCTCCCGAGGTGCCGCCGCTTTGAAGAGACTCGAATTGTACGAAGGTGTACCCCCAGCTCAAGATAAAGTTAAGAAGATGGTCGTACCCTCCGCTTTGAGAGTGCTCCGATTGAAACCCGGTAGAAAGTTCTGTACCCTCAAGAGAATCTCAGCTGAAGTTGGATGGAACTACAAGGATGTCGTTGATAGActcgaagagaagagaaaggtcaaGGGACAAGCTTACTTCGAGAGAAAG CAAGCCGCTCTCAAACTCCGAGCCAAGGCCGACGCCTCAGTCGCCAAAGATGAAAAACTCACTCAATTCGGTTACTAA
- a CDS encoding OPT family small oligopeptide transporter: MRELAVDREAISPHPTPMYEDSHDEPQDPDSEKQASSDDSNASSLSTRAAIDFHQDDIRDSIGAVDEQDISPNTVRMWTLLLVLSTVISGIDALFQLRYPTVSVASIVAVLVAWPVGAAWSIWLPNWSLPIGGGRRLSLNDTRFNRKELGCVLMFVNVCIAANLTNTLIVEQIKYFKVDLGLGKMIFYNLGLYIISWGWTGLTHSILVRPANMIWPGVVGQLALVTNIDRINRRLKPNPGDYDGKTWKISPMGMFGVVFALSFAYYWISGLVFPALAYIGAFISWAAPNNATVSQIFGVKTGLGLMPLAFDWSQISNLSNPLLTPFWAASCVFGAFAFWGWVVLPALYYTNTWQTGHFPIMTNSLYTVTGKAYDVTKVVNKDWTLNEAAYKKYSSLMLPAAFVLNSALGVASFASVILDLAMNWRKEVWEPFKDRNADIAAVDGEQKREREKVVPLWLYGAASVIGIVFGIIFVEVWKKETQVGAGAFFVSIIIAAVLFLPLAIIEARANITLNLNIFLEMVSGFWLPGKPIACMYFATSGFATLQHAMHQSQSMKMAHYLAVPPRTAALIVFLSGVWSSLVNCSVTWWALRHTANVCTSAAENNFVCRTAKTSFNSHIMWGLLGSKVFTKGGRYVEIYYFLFAAAAVTTTVFIMRRRFPDSKWALVSPTLIMNAGTLLPKNTGINFSSWFLVAFVFGYLIHKKKTAWWRKYNMITATALDSGVAIAVILIYFAITYTGAGAHIGWWGTKVQNAGCDANGCAHLSIESLVKPTGW, from the coding sequence ATGCGTGAGCTAGCTGTCGACAGAGAGGCCATCTCCCCTCACCCGACGCCCATGTATGAGGACAGCCACGATGAGCCTCAGGATCCAGACTCGGAGAAACAGGCCTCATCTGATGATAGTAATGCCTCTTCGCTCTCGACGAGGGCTGCCATCGACTTCCACCAGGACGACATCCGCGACTCGATCGGCGCGGTGGACGAGCAGGACATCTCGCCCAATACTGTGCGAATGTGGACCTTACTCTTGGTCCTCTCGACAGTCATCTCTGGCATCGATGCACTATTCCAGCTGCGCTACCCTACCGTCTCGGTCGCCAGCATCGTCGCCGTCCTCGTCGCCTGGCCGGTCGGCGCCGCATGGTCGATCTGGCTCCCCAACTGGTCTCTCCCCATCGGAGGGGGCCGACGACTGAGCCTGAACGATACCCGCTTCAACCGCAAGGAGCTCGGCTGCGTGCTCATGTTTGTCAACGTCTGCATTGCGGCCAATCTCACCAACACACTCATCGTCGAGCAGATCAAGTACTTCAAGGTCGACCTCGGTCTAGGCAAGATGATCTTCTACAACCTCGGGCTGTACATCATCTCGTGGGGGTGGACCGGGTTGACTCACAGCATCCTCGTGCGGCCCGCCAATATGATCTGGCCGGGCGTCGTGGGCCAGCTTGCGCTCGTCACCAACATTGATCGGATCAATAGGCGGCTCAAGCCAAATCCGGGCGACTACGACGGCAAGACATGGAAGATCTCGCCCATGGGCATGTTCGGCGTCGTCTTTGCTCTCTCGTTTGCCTACTACTGGATCTCGGGTCTTGTCTTCCCTGCTCTCGCCTACATCGGCGCCTTCATCTCGTGGGCCGCCCCGAACAATGCTACCGTGAGCCAAATATTCGGCGTCAAGACCGGCCTCGGCCTCATGCCTCTAGCCTTCGACTGGTCTCAGATCTCCAACCTATCCAACCCTCTCCTCACCCCGTTCTGGGCCGCCTCTTGCGTCTTTGGGGCTTTCGCGTTCTGGGGATGGGTCGTCCTGCCCGCATTGTACTACACCAACACCTGGCAGACGGGTCATTTTCCCATCATGACCAACAGCCTCTACACCGTTACAGGCAAGGCTTACGACGTCACCAAGGTGGTCAACAAGGACTGGACGCTGAACGAAGCGGCGTACAAGAAGTATAGCTCGCTGATGTTGCCGGCAGCCTTCGTCTTGAACTCGGCACTCGGCGTCGCATCATTTGCCTCGGTCATTCTGGACCTCGCCATGAATTGGCGCAAGGAGGTGTGGGAGCCCTTCAAAGATCGTAACGCCGATATTGCCGCGGTCGATGGGGAACAGAAACgggagagagagaaggtggTTCCGTTGTGGCTGTACGGCGCAGCATCGGTCATCGGAATTGTGTTTGGCATCATCTTTGTGGAGGTCTGGAAAAAGGAAACCCAAGTCGGCGCCGGCGCATTCTTCGTCTCGATCATCATCGCCGCAGTgctcttcctccctctcgCCATCATCGAGGCCCGTGCCAATATCAcgctcaacctcaacatcttcctcgaGATGGTCAGCGGCTTCTGGCTGCCCGGAAAACCCATTGCTTGCATGTACTTTGCCACTTCTGGTTTTGCGACGCTGCAACATGCCATGCACCAATCGCAGTCTATGAAGATGGCTCACTACCTCGCCGTCCCGCCACGCACCGCCGCTCTGATCGTCTTCCTCTCCGGCGTTTGGTCGTCGCTTGTCAATTGCTCGGTGACCTGGTGGGCCCTTCGCCACACCGCCAATGTTTGCACCTCAGCGGCGGAGAACAATTTTGTCTGCCGGACAGCCAAGACATCGTTCAACAGTCACATCATGTGGGGGCTGCTCGGCTCAAAGGTCTTCACAAAGGGAGGTCGGTATGTCGAAATCTACTACTTTTTGTTCGCGGCGGCGGCCGTGACGACGACGGTCTTTATCATGCGCCGGCGCTTCCCAGACTCAAAGTGGGCGTTGGTCAGTCCGACCTTGATCATGAATGCCGGTACCCTCTTGCCCAAGAACACCGGCATCAACTTCTCGTCATGGTTCCTCGTCGCCTTTGTCTTTGGGTACCTCATccacaagaagaagacagcATGGTGGCGCAAGTACAACATGATCACAGCCACGGCGCTCGATTCCGGTGTCGCCATTGCCGTTATCCTCATCTACTTTGCCATCACGTACACCGGTGCCGGGGCGCATATCGGTTGGTGGGGCACAAAAGTCCAGAACGCGGGGTGTGACGCGAATGGTTGCGCCCATCTGAGCATAGAGAGCCTCGTCAAGCCGACGGGGTggtag
- a CDS encoding ADP,ATP carrier protein, mitochondrial, translating into MSDVKKPKDAKAFLTDFLMGGVSAAVSKTAAAPIERIKLLVQNQDEMIKQGRLSTPYKGIGDCFSRTYKEEGLASLWRGNTANVIRYFPTQALNFAFKDYFKSLFGFKKSEGYWKWFAGNIASGGAAGASSLLFVYSLDYARTRLANDNKSAKKGGSRQFNGLVDVYRKTLASDGIAGLYRGFVPSVVGIIVYRGLYFGLYDSIKPVILVGPLEGNFLASFALGWTVTTSAGLASYPLDTIRRRMMMTSGGTVHYKSMMDAGSQIIAKEGIKSLFKGAGANILRGVAGAGVLSLYDKMQELMFGKVYSVS; encoded by the exons ATGTCCGACGTTAAAAAACCAAAGGATGCCAAGGCTTTCTTGACCGATTTCTTGATGGGTGGTGTGTCCGCCGCTGTCTCCAAGACCGCTGCTGCCCCCATCGAAAGAATCAAGCTTTTGGTGCAAAACCAAGATgaaat GATCAAGCAAGGTCGTCTCTCTACCCCTTACAAGGGTATTGGTGACTGTTTCTCCCGAACCTACAAGGAAGAGGGTCTCGCTTCTCTCTGGAGAGGTAACACCGCCAACGTTATCCGATACTTCCCCACCCAAGCCTTGAACTTTGCCTTCAAGGATTACTTCAAGTCACTCTTCGGTTTCAAGAAGTCTGAGGGTTACTGGAAATGGTTCGCTGGTAACATCGCTTCCGGTGGTGCTGCTGGTgcctcttctcttcttttcgtCTACTCCCTTGATTACGCCCGAACTCGATTGGCCAACGACAACAAGTCCGCCAAGAAGGGTGGTTCTCGACAATTCAACGGTTTGGTCGATGTCTACAGGAAGACTCTCGCTTCCGATGGTATTGCTGGTCTTTACAGAGGTTTCGTTCCTTCCGTCGTCGGTATCATTGTCTACAGAGGTCTCTACTTCGGTCTTTACGATTCCATCAAACCCGTCATCCTCGTTGGTCCCCTCGAAGGTAACTTCTTGGCCTCCTTCGCTCTTGGTTGGACTGTTACTACTTCTGCTGGTCTTGCTTCATACCCTCTCGATACCATCAGACgacgaatgatgatgacctCCGGTGGTACCGTCCACTACAAGTCCATGATGGATGCTGGTTCTCAGATCATCGCCAAGGAAGGTATCAAATCCCTCTTCAAGGGTGCTGGTGCTAACATCCTCCGTGGTGTTGCCGGTGCTGGTGTCTTGTCTCTCTACGACAAGATGCAAGAATTGATGTTCGGTAAAGTCTACTCTGTGAGTTGA